GGCGACCTGGCGCGATGCCGTCGGCGCCTTCTTCGTCTGGCAGTCCACCGCGCTGGTGGTGGCCCGGGCGTCGGTGCAGGGGCTGTTCGCCCGGCGGGCGGAGTTCCTGCGTACGCCGAAGACCGGCGAGCGCGAGAGTCTCGGGCAGGCGCTGCGGGCGAACTGGGCGGAGACGCTGCTGGCGGCTCTCGGCGTGGCCGGGATCGTGGCCTCGCTGACCCGGTGGGACACCTACAGCGGACCGCTGCTGGCCGGGCTGCTGGTGGTGCCGACACTCGGGCTGGCGGCGGCGCCGTACTACAGCCGGGCCGCGCAACGGGCCATGCTGCCGCCGGAGCTGGCGGCTCGCCGTCGTTCGGAATGGCAGCGCGACCGGCGTGCCGTGCTCGCCGGCACCACCGCCGGACTGACCCTGGGTGCCGCCGGGGTCGCGGTCGCCCTGCTCGTCACGCTGCTGACCGCGCCGAGCACCGGCCTGGTCAAGCCGCCCGACCTGAATCCGGCACCGACCACCCGGCCGGCCACCACGAAACCCACGCCCAGCCAGTCACCGAGCCGGTCACCGAGTCCGGCGCCGAGCAGCGCGACGCCGAGCGGCACCCCGTCGCAGAGCCCGTCCGCCTCGCCCTCGGAGAGCCCGTCGAGCGAGTCGCCCGCCCCCAGCTCCCCGACCGTCACCAGCACACCCAGCCCAGCCGGGTAGCCGCGAGAGCGGCGTGGCGGGCCGCATGGCAGGTGCGCCGCGGGTCATGCGGCCATGCCGCGCGGGTCCGGCGCGGTGTCGACTGGGGGTATGGCAAGCCCGCGCATTCCCCGCAGCATGTCCGACGACTACACCCGGACGATGGCGACGCAGCGCCGGCAGGTGCTCAGTGAGCACAGCGGCGCGGTCCTCGCCCACGTCGGGCGCTACAGCATCGATCCGGCGGTGCTGCGCGGCAACATCGAGGGCTTCATCGGCGCCGCGCAGGTGCCGATCGGCGTGGCCGGTCCCCTGCTGGTCGACGGCGAGCACGCGCGTGGCGAGTTCCTGGTGCCGCTGGCCACCACCGAGGGCACGCTGGTCGCCAGCTACAACCGCGGGATGCGCCTGCTCGGTGCGTGCGGCGGCGTCACCACCACGATCGTCGAGGAGTCCATGCAGCGCGGCCCGGCGTTCCGGTTCGACACCGCGCGGGAGGCCCGCGACTTCGGCCGGTGGGTGCTCGACAATCTCGCCGGGATCCGGGCCACGGCCGAGGCGACCACCCACGTCGGACGGCTGGTCGACATCGGCCAGTACCAGGTCGGCCCGCTGCGCTACCTGCGGTTCAACTACACCACCGGGGACGCCGCCGGGCAGAACATGACCGGCAAGGCCACCCGGGCGGCCTGCGAGTGGATCCGCCGGCACTGCCCCGGGCAGCCGTGCTACGTGCTGTCCGGCAACGTCGACACCGACAAGAAGCACTCGCAGATCAACACGCTGCTGACTCGCGGACGGCGGGTGGTCGCCGAGGCGGTACTGGGCGCCGAGGCGCTGCACCGGATCATGCGGGTCGACCCGGCCGAGTTGTTCCGCTGGCGGCAGGTGTCGATGACCGGCGCGATGCTGGCCGGCGCCGCGGGCACCGGGGTCCACGCGGCCAACGGGCTGGCCGCCCTGTTCATCGCGACCGGGCAGGACGCCGCGAACGTCGCCGAGTCGCACGCCGTGATGAGCTACACCCAGCTGCTGGACTCCGGTGACTACTACTGGTCGGTGACGCTGCCGGCGCTGATCGTGGCCACTTGCGGCGGTGGAACGGGGCTGCCGACCCAGCGGGAGTGCCTGGAACTGCTCGGCTGCTACGGGCCAGGGCGGGCACGGGCGTTCGCCGAGATCTGCGCGGCCGTGGTGCTGGCCGGCGAGATCTCGCTGGCCGCCGCGGTCCTGCACGACGACTGGGTGGGCGCGCACGAACGGCTGGGCCGCAACCGGCCCTGACCGGCAGGTCCGGGCGCGGCTGATACCGGCCGGGCGTCGCCGCACTCACCTCGGTGAGTCGCCACGTGGTCGAACACGCCGCCTGCCCGGTGCTGGTCGTCCCGTCGCCGGCCGGATGACGCGTCGACCACCGCACGCCTCCGGGTCGTATCGCCGATCTGGGCCCGTCGGCCCTATCCGGCGCCCGGTCGCCGGTGGAGGCTGAACGAGGAAAGGCAGAGTCATGACCACAGCAACCGCGAGACACCGCCCGTCGGTGGGCTCACGCCGGTTCGGCTACGGCGTCGCCGCCACGATCAACATCTTGCTGATCTATCTCGTCAACGTGCGTCCGGGCTGGGCGGCGGTCCCGTTCCTGTCTGCGGATACCGCTCAGATCATCCCCCTGGTCAACGCCTCGCTGGTCGTCGGGCTGGTCGTGGACGCCGTCCAGTTCGTCCGGGATCCGCGCTGGCTGGTCGCGCTCGGCGGACTGGCCACCACCGCGATCGGGATCGCCGTGCTGGTCCGGATGTGGCGGGTGTTCCCGTTCGACTTCGGGGACGCCTCATTCGACTGGACGCTGCTGTTCCGGTTCGGGATCGCGGCCTGCCTGGTGGGTGCGCTGATCGGCTTCATCGTGCAGGCGGTGACACTGCTGCGCGCGCTGGCCGGGCCACATCCCGGCTGACCGTCGCGGTCCCGTGCCGTAAGCTCGCTCCGCCAGGTCAGCAGGACCGCGCCGGGAAGGTGTCACTGCCGGGCGGGACGCTGGTCACCATCGGCCGGGAGGATTCATGAAAGCATTCCGTCAAGCGGTCGAGGCACGCGACATCGCCGCGATCGCCGCCCTGCTCGCCGACGACGTGGTCTTCGTCAGCCCGGTGGCGTTCCAGCCCTACTCCGGCAAGGCGATGACCGTCGCGATCCTGCGCGGGGTGCTGCGCGTCTTCGAGAATTTCCGGTACGTCGGTGAGCTCGCCGGCGCGGATGACCGGGACCACGCGCTGGTGTTCGAGACCAGCGTCGGCGGCAAGGACATCACCGGGTGCGACTTCCTGCACCTGGACGACGACGGGCTGATCGACCGGTTCACCGTGATGGTCCGGCCGCTGTCCGGGGCGCAGGCGCTGGCCGAGGCGATGAACGCCCAGTTCGACCAGATCCGGCGCGAGGCGGCTCAGGGCTGAGCGATTCGCTCATCGGTGGTAGCTTGGCCGCATCCCGGCTCGGGAGGTGCGATGGCTCGGCGACGGTGGCAGGCGGCTCGGGCGATGATCGCCGCGGCGGCGGTCATGGTGACGGTGGCCTGCGGTTCCGGCTCCAGCGCCGGGAAACCCTCCGCCAGCGCTCCGGCCGTGCTGCCGTCGAGCGGCACCGGCACCGCCGAGATCGGTGGCCGCCAGGTCACCGTGCACGTCCCGGACTCCTACCACCCCGACCGGCCGGCGCCGCTGGTCATCGGGCTGCACGGATATTCGTCCGATGCCCGGGAGTTCGAGAGCTACATGCGGTTGACGCCCGAGTCGGACCGGCGGGGCTTCGTCTACGCCTACCCAGACGGCACGACCGACGATCGTGGCAATCGCTTCTGGAACGCCACCGACGCGTGCTGCGCCTTCTCCAGCCCGGAGACCGACGACTCGGGTTACCTCAGTCAGCTCATCTCGACGATGCGGGCCACGTACCGGATCGACAGCTCCCGGGTCTACCTGATCGGCCATTCCAACGGCGGCTTCATGGCGTTCCGGATGGCCTGCGAGCACGCCGACCAGGTCACCGCGATCGTCTCGCTGAACGGCGCGAGCTGGACCGACGCCGCACGATGCCGGCCGTCCCGGCCGGTCAGCGTGCTCGCCGTGCACAGCAGCGCCGACGAGACCATCGCGTTCGGCGGCGGCCAGATCAACGGCGTCGCCTACCCGTCGGCGGCCACCACGATCACCCAGTGGCTGGGTTACGACAGGTGCGCCGCGACGGGCCGCGACGCTGCCCCGCTCGACCTGGTCACCGACCTGCCGGCCGCCGAGACGTCGGTACGTGCCTACACCCAGGGGTGCGCCGGCGGATCGACAGTGCGGGAGTGGACGATAGACGGTGGGACCCATGTGCCGCGCCTGACCTCCACCTTCGCCACCGCCGTGACGGACTTCATGGTCGCCGCGGTCCGGCCCGCCCGGTGACCCGGCGGTTCAGCAGATGCGTGGCAGCTGCTCACCCAGCGGCATGTCGAGCACCCGCCGGGAGCCGACCGCGGTGCGGACCACCACCGGTCCTTCGGGCAGGACCGTGCCGATGCGGACCGCGTCGCGGCCCTCCGCCCGCCCGCGCATCGCCGCGAGCACGGCGTCCGCCCGGCCCGGCGCGACGAACGCGACCAGGCAGCCCTCGTTGGCCACGTAGGCCGGGTCGAGACCGAGCATCTCGCACGCCGCCCGGACCGGTTCGGGTACCGGCAGTGCCCGCTCCTCGATCTCGGCCCCGGCTCCGGAGGCCACCGCGATCTCGTTGAGCGACGCGGCCAGGCCGCCCCGGGTCGGGTCGCGCAGCGCGTGCACGGCGTCTCCGCCGGCCGCCATCATCGCGGCCACCAGCCGGTGCAGCGGGCGCGTGTCGGAGGTGATGTCGGCTTCGAAGCCGAGGCCGGCACGGGTGCTGAGCACGGTGACGCCGTGGCAGCCGATCGGCCCGGAGAGCAGGATCGCGTCTCCGGGGCGGGCGCCGGCCGCTGACGGGGCGGTGCCGGGCAGCCGGCGGCCCAGACCTGCGGTGATCACGAAGAGCCGGTCGGCGGCGCCGCGGCCGACCACCTTGGTGTCACCGGTGACGACCGGCACGCCGGCGGCCACGGCGGCCGCCCCAGCGGAGGCGGTGACCCGGCGCAGGTCGGCCATCGGCAGGCCTTCCTCGACCACGTAGGCGAGGGTCAGTGCGACCGGCATGGCCGCCCGCATGGCCAGGTCGTTGACGGTGCCGTGCACGGCCAGCGCGCCGATGTCGCCGCCGGGGAAGAAGAGCGGGTCGACGACGTACGCGTCGGTGCTCAGGGCCAGCTCGGTGCCGTCGGCCCGCACCACCGCGGCGTCTTCGAGCGGCCCGCCGCAGGCGGCCGCTCCGAGCGCGGGCACCAGCACGTCGGCGATGAGTTCGGCGGAGAGCCGGCCACCGGAGCCGTGCCCGAGCAGAACGCGTTCGGTCTCCGGGACCGGCGCCGGGCATGTGCCGGCCGCCGGGTCGACGATGGTCATGACGGATCTCCCGGTGCGGGGGCGCGGCGGCGCCCGGCGGAGTAGTAGGCGGCACAGGTGCCCTCGGCGGAGACCATCGGTGCGCCCAGCGGCGTGCGCGGGGTGCAGGCGGTGCCGTAGGCATGGCAGTCGGTCGGTACCCGGTCGCCGGTCAGGATGCCGCCGGCGATGCAGTCGGGGTGCTCGCGCACCACGATGCTGCCGACATCGAAGCGGCGCCCGGCGTCGAACGCGGCGTACGCGTCGGTCAGGGTGAGTCCGCTGGCCGGGATGGCGCCGATCCCCCGCCAGCTGCGGTCGGTGATCCGGAAGACGCTGCGGACGGCGTCCTGCGCCGCGGTGTTGCCCTCGCGGCGCACCGCGCGGGCGTACTGGTTCTCCACCCGGTACGACCCGGTCTCCAGCTGCCGGACCGCCATCAGGATGCCCTCCAGCAGGTCGAGTGGCTCGAATCCGGTGACCACGATCGGCACCCGGTGCTCGGCGGCGATCGGCTCGTACTCGGTCCAGCCCATCACCGCGCAGACGTGCCCGGCGGCCAGGAAGCCCTGCACCCGGCAGGTGGGTGCGCGCAGCACCGCGGTCATCGCGGGCGGCACCAGCACGTGGCTGACCAGGACGCTGAAGTTGGTCAGGCCGAGGGTGGCGGCGTGCCGCACGGCCATGGCGTTGGCCGGCGCGGTGGTCTCGAAGCCGACCGCGAGGAACACCACCTGCCGGTCCGGGTGCGAGCGGGCCAGGGCGACCGCGTCCATCGGCGAGTACACGACGCGGACGTCGGCACCACGGGCACGCAGGGCGAGCAGATCGGTGTGCGAGCCGGGCACCCGCAGCATGTCACCGAAGCTGGTGAGGATCACCTCGGGGCGCTGGGCGATCGTCATGGCCTGGTCGAGTACTTCGAGCGGGGTGACACAGACCGGGCAACCCGGTCCGTGGATCATGCGGATGCCGCCGGGCAGCAGCTCGTCGATGCCCTGCCGGACGATGGTGTGGGTCTGCCCGCCGCACACCTCCATCAGCGTCCACGGCCGGGTGGTGACCCGGCGCAGCTCGGCGAGCAGCGCCCGGGCCAGGTCCGGGTCGCGGTATTCGTCGAGGTACTTCACGGCCCGAGCTCCTGTTCCAGGACGTCGCCCATGGCGCGCAGCACGGCCAGGGTGCGCTGTGCCTCGGTCGCGTCGACGACGCTGATCGCGAAGCCGACGTGGACGATCACGTAGTCCCCGACGCCGGCCTGCGGGGTGTAGGCCAGACAGACCTGCTTGCGGACGCCGCCGAAGTCGACGGTGCCGACCCGCAAGCCGTCCTGCTCCTCGATCCCGGTGAGCCTGCCGGGGATGCCCAGGCACATGTCAGCCGTCCTCGGCCAGCCGGGCCGCGGCGATCACTGCCTGGCCGTAGCTGATGCCGCCGTCGTTGGCCGGCACGTCGCGGTTGAGCAGCGCGGTCAGCCCGGCGGCGCGCAGGGCGTGCGGCAGGCCGGTGGCCAGGATGCGGTTCTGCAGGCAGCCACCGGAAAGGCAGACGACCCGCACACCGGTCCGCTCGGCGGCCCGGGCGCACAGCGCCACTGTCACCTCGATCACGGTACGGTGGATCGCCGCCGCCAGATCGTCGGCGGACTCCCCCGCCGCGCTGCGCTCCAGCAAAGCGCCGAGGGTGCCGGACCAGTCGTAGACCCACAGCCCGCCGACCCGGGTGATCCGCCACGGCAGCGGCTCCGGACGGGTGGCGCCACGGTGTGCCGCCGCCTCCAGCAGGATCGCGGCCTCGCCCTCGTAGCCGGCGTCGTCGCGGATGCCGAGCAGGCTGGCCACCGCGTCGAGGAAGCGGCCGGCGCTGGAGGCGGGTGGGCAGTGCACGCCGCGCTCGATCATGCGGCGGACCAGCGCCTGCTCGGCGGGGGGCATCCGGCTGAGCAGGGCCGGTTCTGGGCCGGGTGGCAGCGGGAACTCGCCACCGTACAGGTAGCCGAGTGCCATCCGGGCCGGCCGGCGCACCGCGGATCGCGCCCCGGGCAACGGCGCGGTGCCGAACCGGCCCAGCCGCCGGAATCCGGTGTAGGTGGACAGCAGCAGCTCACCACCCCAGAGCCGGCCGTCGTCGCCGAACCCGAGGCCGTCGTAGGCGACGCCGAGGAACGGACCGTCCAGGCCGTGCTCCGCGGCGCAGGACACCACGTGAGCGTGGTGGTGCTGCACTGCGATCCGCCGGGGCGGGGGTGCCGCCCGCTGGGCATAGCCGGTGGAGAGATAGTCGGGGTGCAGGTCGTGGGCGTACACCTCGGGCTCGCACCGATGCAGGTGGCACAGTTGCGCCACGGTGGCCTCGAACGCGGCGAGCGCGTCGGCGTCCGCCAGGTCGCCACCGTGCGGACCGATCAGGGCCTGGCCGGCGCGGGCCACCGCGAAGGTGTGCTTGAGCTGTGCTCCGACGGCGAGGATGGGTCGGCGGGCCGGTACCGGCAGGGGCAACGCGCCGGGGGCGTAGCCGCGGGCACGCCGGATCAGGCGGACGGTGCCGCCGGCCGCCTGGACCACCGAGTCGTCGTAGCGGGCCCGGATCGGCCGGTCGTGACCGAGGAAGCCGTCGGCGATCCCGGCGAGGCGGTCGGCCGCGTCGGCGTCATCGATCGCGATCGGCTCGTCGGCGCGATTGCCGCTGGTCACCACGAGCGGGCGGGCCAGGTCGTGCAGTAGCAGGTGGTGCAGCGGAGTGGTGGGCAGGAACAGCCCCACCCGGTCCACGCCGGGCGCGACGGCCGGCGCCAGGGCGGTCCCCGGCCGGGCCGGCACCAGCACGATCGGATGTGCCGGGCTGGTCAGCGCTTCCGCCGCGGCCGGGTCGAGACGGGCCAGGGCGTGGGCGGCGGCCAGGTCGGCCACCATCACCGCGAACGGCTTGTCGGGCCGTTGCTTGCGCAGCCGCAGCCGGCTCACCACGGCCGGGTTGGTGGCGTCGCAGATCAGCTGGAAGCCGCCGAGGCCCTTGACCGCCACGATCCGGCCGACCGCGATCGCGCCGGCCGCCGCGGCCAGCGCCTGCTCGCCATCGGTTTGACGCCCTCCGGCCCGCCAGGTGAGCCGGGGCCCACAGGCCGGGCAGGCCACCGGCTCGGCGTGGAACCGCCGGTCGGCCGGGTTGCGGTACTCCGTGGCACAGCGCGGGCAGAGCGGGAAGCCGGACATGGCGGTACGGGCCCGGTCGTACGGAAGATCGTCGACGATGGTGGCCCGCGGTCCGCAGGCGGTGCAGTTGACGAACGGGTACCGGTAGCGCCGGTCGGCCGGATCGAACAGCTCGCCGAGACAGTCGTCGCAGGTGGCGAGGTCGGCTGGTAGCCCGGCGAACCCGGCCGGCAGGGCGGCGTCGCCGCTGGGCACGACGCGGAATCCGGGTGGCGGCGCGGCGCCGTCCGGGGTGACGGTGATCGCGGCGACCCGCGCGGCCGCCGGGGCCTGCGCGCGCAGCGCCTCGACCAGCCGGGACACGGCCGTCTCGGGCCCGCCGACCCGGATGACCACCTCGCCGCCGACGTTGCGGACCTCTCCGTCGAGGTGCAGACCGGTCGCGACCCGGTGCACGAACGGGCGGAACCCGACGCCCTGCACGGTGCCGCACACCCGCACCGACCATGCTTGCGGTGTGCCGACGGCGGTCATGGCGCGGCCACCAGATCGCAGATCCGCTCGGTGACCGGCCGGATCGTGGCGGCCACCGGGGCGCTCAGTCCGGTCCCGAAGCCGAACTCGTGGCCGTAGGCGACCAGCGCGACCAGGCGGCACGGAAGCCGGTCCAGTGCCCGGGCCAGCCGGATGGTGTCGCCGAGCCCGATGCTGTGCCCGGAGGTGGCCGGCGCGGCCGGCCCGGCGTCCTCGGGCAGGCAGACCTCACACCAGCCGGTGCCGCCACCGGCGGCGACATCGACCACCACGGCGAGGGCGGCCCCGGTCCACGCCTGCAACATCCGGCTCGGTTCGCCGTCGCTGACCCGCAGCTCGACCCCGTCCAGCCGGTGATCGCCGTCGCGGCGGGCGGTCAGTTCGGCGAGCACCCGGGGGCCGAACCCGTCGTCGCGCCGGTATTCGTTGCCGACGCCGATCACCACCCTGCGCGCCGCCATGTCAGCTCCGCTCCACATGCAGGTCGAGAAAGTGAGTGGCGCACGAGATGCACGGGTCGTAGTTGCGGATCGCCTGCTCGCACTGGGTGGTGAGCCGCTCGTCGTCGAGGTCGAGCCGACCGGCGACGAAACGGGCCAGGTCGTCCTCGATGGCGGCCTGGTTCTGCGAGGTGGGCGGCACGATCCGGGCCGCGGTGATCCGGCCGTCGGGGTCGAGGTCGTAGCGGTGGAAGAGGGTGCCGCGCGGCGCCTCGGTGGCACCACGGCCGGTGCCGGCGCGGGCGGGCACCGGTACCGCCGGGCTCGGCGGCGGCTCGTAGGCGTCGATCAGCCGGATGGCCTCCTCCACCGCGTACACCGTCTCCACGGCCCGGACCACGATGCTGCGGTACGGGTTGCGGCATTCCTCGCCGAGCCCGGCCGCCGCGGCGGCCTCCCGGGCCAGTGGCGTCAGCCAGTGCCGGTTGAGGGTGTAGCGGGCGGCCGGACCGGTCAGGTATCGGCCGCGGCCGGCCAGGTGGGCGTGCAGGGCGGTGGAGTGCGGCACCTGCTCCTCGATGATGTGCTGCTCGAACTGCGCGACGTCGAAGCTGAGGCCGCCGGTGGTGGTGACGAATCCGGTTTCGATCGGGTAGGTCCCGGGCGTGCACAGCGCCAGCATCTCGTGGTCGTGGTGGAATTCCGGGAAGTCGAAGCCGGCCACCCAGCGCACCGTGTCGAGTGCCTGGTCCAGGGCGGCGCGCAGCCGCTCGCGCAGCGGCGCCAGTTCCCTGGGCGCGGGTACCCGGTAGAAGCCGCCGACCCGGACGTTGATCGGATGTATGGCCCGGCCACCGATGAGTTCGATCAGGTCGTTGCCGGCCTGTTTCAGGGCCAGGCCGCGTTCCACCAGGTCGCGCCGGTCCTTCGCGAGGGCGAGCGCGCTGCCGTAACCGAGGAAGTCGGGGGCGTGCAGCAGGTAGATGTGCAGGGTGTGGCTCTCGATCCACTCACCGCAGTAGATCAACCGGCGCAGCGCCGCGACGCCGGGCGACACCGTGACCCGGCAGGCGTCCTCGATCGCGGCGCAGGCGCTCATCTGGTACGCCACCGGGCAGATCCCGCAGATCCGGGCGGTGATGTCCGGCGGCTCGGTGTGCTGCCGGCCGCGCAGAAACGCCTCGAAGAAGCGCGGCGGTTCGTAGATCTCCAGGCGGACGTCGTCGACCGCGCCGTCGCGGACCCGCACGTGCATGGCGCCCTCGCCTTCGACCCGGGCCAGCGCCCGTACGTCGATCACCCGTTCGTAGCGGTGCGTCATGACGCCCGCTCCGTGTCGAAGGCGGTGACGTTGAAGGTGCGGTGGACCCGCCGGATGTCGTCCTCGGACATGCCGGTGGCGCGCAGCAGGGCCGCCTCGGCCGGGGCGTTCGGCGACTCGGCGGGGCCGAAACAGCCGAAACAGCCGCGCCCGAAGGCCGGGCAGATCGCTCCGCAGCCGGCCCGGGTCACCGGTCCCAGGCACGGCTCGCCGCGGGCGACGACGACGCACACGTTGTTGCGGAGTTTGCAGTCGAAGCAGACGCTGTGCGCGGGCAGGGCGGGCCGCCGGCCGGCCAGCAGCGCACCGATCGTGTCGAGCAGCTGCCGCCGGTCGATCGGGCAGCCGTGCAGCTCGTAGTCGACGTCGACGTGCGCCGCGATCGGGGTGGAGGTGGCCAGGGTGCTCAGGTACTCGGGCCGGGCGTAGACCACCTTGGCGTACTCGTCGACGTCGGCCTGATTGCGCAGGGCCTGGATGCCGCCGGCGGTGGCGCAGGCGCCGATGGTGATCAGGATGCGCGAGTCGGCCCGGACCCGCTGGATGCGCTCGGCGTCCTCGGGCGTGGTGATCGACCCTTCGACCAGCGAGATGTCGTACGGGCCGGGCAGCACGTCACTGGAGGCCTCCAGGAAGTGGGCGATCCGGACCCGGTCGGCGACGGCGAGCAGCTCGTCCTCGCAGTCGAGGAGGCTGAGCTGACAGCCGTCGCAGGAGGCGAACTTCCACACGGCGAGGGTGGGCGTCGACATCACAGCTCCCGTACCGACATCAGTGGCTCGGCGACCGGGTAGGGCACCACCGGGCCGTCCCGGCAGATCAGCAGCGGCCCCAGCTGGCAGTGCCCGCACCAGCCGACGCCGCAGCGCATGGACCGCTCCAGAGAGACCTGCACCCGCTCGGCGGGCACCCCGCGGGCGATCAGGGTCCGGGCGGTGAACCGCATCATCACCTCCGGGCCGCAGAGGTAGGCCACGCTGGCGGCGGGGTCCACAGCGGCGGCCGGGATCACCGTGGTGACCAGGCCCACCGGCCCGGTCCAGGTGTCGTCCGGGCGGTCCACGACGGTCAGCACCTGCGCCTGGGCCGCCCACCGGACGAGGTCGTCGCGGTAGAGCAGTTCGGCCGGTTGCCGGGCGCCGGCCAGGACCGTCACCTCGCCGTACGCGGAGCGGTCGGCGAGCAGCCGCTCGACGACCGGGCGCAACGGGGCCAGCCCGAGGCCGCCCGCCACCACCAGCACGTCGTGACCGGCCGCGGCGGCCAGGTCCCAGCCTATCCCGAACGGGCCGCGCACGCCGACGAGATCGCCGGGCTGAGCGGCGCACAGGGCCTGGGTGACCGCGCCGACAGCGCGGATGGTGTGCGCGGGCCCGGCACCCTCCGTCCCGCTGATCGAGATCGGGACGTCGCCGACGCCGTACGCGGTGAGCATGGCGAACTGGCCCGGCTGAAAGGCCGGCAGCGGCTCGTCGACCCCGCTCAGCTCGACGGTGACCGTGTCGGCGGTGTCCTGGCGTCGGCGGACCACCCGGCTGGGCGCGGGGACGGCGGGGTTCACGACCGGCTCCACAGGTCGAGAAGCCGCAGCCGGGTGGTGACCAGCCGGTCGCCGATCACCGGGACGAAGCGTTGCAGGATCGCGTACCCGAAGTCGGTGTCGGCGGCACAGCGCCGGCGCACCGCGGCGGCGTCGAACTCGGTGGCGATCACCGGGCTGCGGGTGGTCGCCCCGAACCGCCACCGGTACGGCGGGTAGAGCCAGGACCACCCGAGCACGTCACCGGCGCCGAGGGTCTCCAGCACCTGATCGCCGCGTTCCGGTACGTGTACGCCGAGGGCGACGGTTCCCTCCTGGACCAGCCAGAAACGATCGGCGGGCGCCCCCTCGGCGAAGATCCGGTAGCCGCCGGGGTATCGCACCCCGACGCCGCAGTCGATCAGATCGCCGAGTACCCGGGAATTCAGCCCGTCCAGGAAGGGCTGCGCGCTCATGTCCGGTCCCCGTCCGCCAGGGCGGCCGCTTCCCGGGTGATGTCGATGCCGGCCGGGCACCAGGCGATGCAGCGGCCGCAGCCGACACAGCCGGAGACACCGAACTGTTCGGGCCAGGTGCCCAGCTTGTGACTGATCCACTGCCGGTACCGGGACTGGCCGCTGGTGCGTACCGAACCGCCGTGCAGGTAGGAGAAGTCAAGGCTGAAGCAGGAGTCCCAGTGCCGCCACCGCTCCACGTGCTCGCCGGTCAGGTCGGTGACGTCCTCGGCCGTGGTGCAGAAGCAGGTGGGGCAGACCAGCGTGCAGTTGCCGCAGGTCAGG
This window of the Actinoplanes oblitus genome carries:
- a CDS encoding cyclic nucleotide-binding domain-containing protein, giving the protein MSAQPFLDGLNSRVLGDLIDCGVGVRYPGGYRIFAEGAPADRFWLVQEGTVALGVHVPERGDQVLETLGAGDVLGWSWLYPPYRWRFGATTRSPVIATEFDAAAVRRRCAADTDFGYAILQRFVPVIGDRLVTTRLRLLDLWSRS
- a CDS encoding FAD/NAD(P)-binding protein, which codes for MNPAVPAPSRVVRRRQDTADTVTVELSGVDEPLPAFQPGQFAMLTAYGVGDVPISISGTEGAGPAHTIRAVGAVTQALCAAQPGDLVGVRGPFGIGWDLAAAAGHDVLVVAGGLGLAPLRPVVERLLADRSAYGEVTVLAGARQPAELLYRDDLVRWAAQAQVLTVVDRPDDTWTGPVGLVTTVIPAAAVDPAASVAYLCGPEVMMRFTARTLIARGVPAERVQVSLERSMRCGVGWCGHCQLGPLLICRDGPVVPYPVAEPLMSVREL
- a CDS encoding NADH-quinone oxidoreductase subunit B family protein is translated as MSTPTLAVWKFASCDGCQLSLLDCEDELLAVADRVRIAHFLEASSDVLPGPYDISLVEGSITTPEDAERIQRVRADSRILITIGACATAGGIQALRNQADVDEYAKVVYARPEYLSTLATSTPIAAHVDVDYELHGCPIDRRQLLDTIGALLAGRRPALPAHSVCFDCKLRNNVCVVVARGEPCLGPVTRAGCGAICPAFGRGCFGCFGPAESPNAPAEAALLRATGMSEDDIRRVHRTFNVTAFDTERAS
- a CDS encoding Ni/Fe hydrogenase subunit alpha, whose translation is MTHRYERVIDVRALARVEGEGAMHVRVRDGAVDDVRLEIYEPPRFFEAFLRGRQHTEPPDITARICGICPVAYQMSACAAIEDACRVTVSPGVAALRRLIYCGEWIESHTLHIYLLHAPDFLGYGSALALAKDRRDLVERGLALKQAGNDLIELIGGRAIHPINVRVGGFYRVPAPRELAPLRERLRAALDQALDTVRWVAGFDFPEFHHDHEMLALCTPGTYPIETGFVTTTGGLSFDVAQFEQHIIEEQVPHSTALHAHLAGRGRYLTGPAARYTLNRHWLTPLAREAAAAAGLGEECRNPYRSIVVRAVETVYAVEEAIRLIDAYEPPPSPAVPVPARAGTGRGATEAPRGTLFHRYDLDPDGRITAARIVPPTSQNQAAIEDDLARFVAGRLDLDDERLTTQCEQAIRNYDPCISCATHFLDLHVERS